The window GTCTTCGTCACCGACCGTGACCGAGGGGATCATCGACCGCCGCTGCCATCATCGGATGTAACCGCCGACCGCGGACCTGCTCCCTGCCGAGGCACACGATCCGCGAGCGCATCGACTAGCCTACCGGTTGCATTACCACAGCGTGCAAGCCCTCCCGGGAGCTATCCGGGCGCGCAGGTCGGTGGTTGGGAAAAATCGGACCCACAGGCGGGGATTCCCGCGCTTTCGGAGGCTAGCTGTGACGGAGATCACATCGGTTTCGCGGGCCGACAAGCGTAGCACGCCGGGCCGGTAACGCTCCCACGCGGCGCTGCCCGTACCGTCTGCGCCGTGACCACCGCACCGCCCGCACCCGCCGACGGGCCCGACGTCGGCCCGGATCCAGACCAGCTCCCGGATCCCGACCAACTCAGAGTGACCAGGAACGAGGTCACCGATCAGCAGGCCCGGCAGGCCAACCGACGCTGGTGGGACGCTGACGCCGACGCCTACCAGGCCGAGCACGGCGGGTTCCTCGGCGACGCCGACCTGCGCTGGTGCCCGGAAGGGCTGCGGGAGGCCGACACCGGGCTGCTCGGCGACGTCGCCGGGCGGCGGGTGCTCGAACTGGGCTGCGGGGCCGCCGCCGGCAGCCGGTGGCTCGCCGGGCAGGGTGCCCGCGCCGTCGCGCTGGACCTGTCGGCGGGCATGCTGCGCCAGGCCGTCGCCGGCGCCGACCGCACCGGCGTACGGGTGCCGCTGGTGCAGGCCGACGCGCTGACGCTGCCGTTCGTCGACGCCGCGTTCGACACCGTCTGGACCGCGTTCGGCGCGGTGCCGTTCGTCGCCGACTCGGCGGCCGTGATGCGCGAGGTGCACCGGGTGCTGCGCCCCGGCGGACGCTGGGTCTTCGCCGTCACCCACCCGATGCGCTGGATCTTCCTCGACGACCCCGGCGAGCGCGGCCTGGTCGCGGTGCACTCCTACTTCGACCGGCGACCGTACGTGGAGACCGACGACGACGGCACACCCAGCTACGTCGAGCAGCACCGCACGGTCGGCGACCGGGTCCGGGAGCTCGTCGCCGCCGGGTTCCGGCTGCTCGACGTCGTCGAACCGCCGTGGCCGGACGGGCACGAGCAGATCTGGGGGCAGTGGAGTCCGCTGCGCGGGCGGCTCTTCCCCGGCACCGCGATCTTCGTCGCGGACCGGCCGCCAACGACCGGCTGAGACGGCCGTCGCGC is drawn from Micromonospora sp. Llam0 and contains these coding sequences:
- a CDS encoding class I SAM-dependent methyltransferase encodes the protein MTTAPPAPADGPDVGPDPDQLPDPDQLRVTRNEVTDQQARQANRRWWDADADAYQAEHGGFLGDADLRWCPEGLREADTGLLGDVAGRRVLELGCGAAAGSRWLAGQGARAVALDLSAGMLRQAVAGADRTGVRVPLVQADALTLPFVDAAFDTVWTAFGAVPFVADSAAVMREVHRVLRPGGRWVFAVTHPMRWIFLDDPGERGLVAVHSYFDRRPYVETDDDGTPSYVEQHRTVGDRVRELVAAGFRLLDVVEPPWPDGHEQIWGQWSPLRGRLFPGTAIFVADRPPTTG